The Spirosoma oryzicola region AACAAGCCTCGGACGATTCTATCGTTCAGAATCAGGCTATCAACCTAACTACGCCACGCTACGAAATCAGCGAAGGGTGGATCAAGCACGAGATTTATGTGCCATCCGAAGAAGAGATTTCTATTCTTGCTGATTCAGCGTACAAGAATATCCTACGAATCAAGAAAATGCTCGCTGAGCGACGCATGAACACCTTGCAGCAGCAATTGCGGGAAAGTAAAAACAAGAGTCCTGAAGAAGCAGATCAACTTTTGTCCGAATTCATGCACTTCAAGCGAATCGATATTGAAATATCTAAGCTTTTGGGTACAGTCATATCCGGCTAGTACTCACACCATGCATTAAAGCCTTTCGTAGTAACAAAATAACGCAGAGTGTTAACAATCTGTCGATTACTTTTTTATCTTAGTACAATAGTAATTTTTTACTATAATGACCACAAAAAAAGTTCCCTAATTACCTAGGGAACTTGCCTTTATCAAGAAGGAGAGGTGAACACTAAGCTATAGCTACCGTTTTAACACTGGTCAGTTCAGCGTCAATTTCCCGGTTCAATTCAGTTAACAAACGAGCGTGAGAATGAAGTTGTCCAGGCTTAGAAGGTTGCATGGCTCGGCCCGCTTTTTGACCAGACATATCAACCATTAAAGTCATTAAGACATCGCTCATATGATGACGTAATGTAATAAGTTTGCGTAAGCGCGACCGGTTGTTTGCGTTCGACTGCCGATGACTATTAGACTGGAGCGAATTGATAACCTCAGTGAGTTTAGCGTAGCGACGATGGAACTGTTCCGTGGCTTCTACCCACTCCATGATTATACTTTGTATTTCAGTTGAGGACGCTTCGTAAGCAGACGACATTGGTTCTTCCTGGATCATCATATCGCTAGTTTCTGAATAGACAGACGGTTGGCTGATGATCAAAAGTAGTATGGTACTATAAGGTAAAACAAGTCGTTTTGCGTGAAATCACCATTTCTCCGGACGAAATCACCCATAAAAAGGGCCTGTTTTCGGTGATTTCGTCCGGAGAAATGGTGATTTCAGAATGTTGTTGTTGTTTAAACTCTAAATAGGCTAGTACTTTCAATCACTCTTTTACAAATAACAGACATGGATCAGCCAACGACAAATCAGGATGGCGCAAAAAACTTCGCACTACGTCGACGGGATTTTTCTATTCTCGTGGCGCAGTCAGAAGTATTCAATTGTGAAGTATTGAGTCAACTGCTAAAGGAGCAAGGATACAATGTAGTAGGACGTGCTGTCGAGATGGAGGATACGCTGAAGCAAATTCGTGTCAAACGTCCCCAATGCGTTATTCTTGAGTCCGAGATCTCCGGTAAGCGAAGTTTTGATATAGTTGAAGAGATGCAACAGTCTAATTATCAGACGAAGTTCATTCTGTATACGAGCAAACCTGACCTGCGCATGATTGCCAAAGCCATGCAAATGGGCTTCTTTGGCTTTTTGTACGCTAGCGATGGGTTGGATGAGCTATATCGTTGTTTTCAGACCGTCAGTGCAGGCGGGTGCTATTACAGTAGCGGATTTATGAGCTTGCTGAAGAATTTTGGTGTGGAAGTACTCTCCGATAGCACACGAGATGAACTAAATCGATTGACGGACCGGGAGCGCGAGGTCTTAAGAATGGTCGCTAATGGCTTAACTGCTGGAGAAATTGCCGATCAGTTGGGGATTAGCTACCGAACTGCCGTAAATCATAAAACCCATATAGCAAAAAAGCTACAATTAGGTAGCTGTCGTCAATTGCCAAGATACGGTATATCCGTAAAGAGTTACTTATGAAATCAATTAATCAGGAGGCCATGATAAACGAATCCGTAGACGTATCAGCGTATGGACGCTGACCATTACCCTGTAACCATTCACGAAATTCCTGCATACGGGCACGAGGAACCACTATTTCGTGTCGATCAGGTGTGTTTAATCGAACAATGTATTTGCCATTCTCCCAATATGCGTAATTAAGAACAGCCTGCCGATTAACAATATAGTCGCGTTTGATGCGGAAGAAACGACTAGGATCTAATTCCGTTTCTAGTTCATTCAGCGTTTTTGCGACTAAATACTGGCCTTTTTCCAGCTGAGCGTAGTAGTATCGATCTTCAATGGTGAAGAAGTAAACGTCTTCAACGGGGAAGTCGAGTTCGCCGTGCTGGTTTTTACCCTTCATGTGGGATAAATAATTGCTGGCGGGCGCAGCAGCTACGGTTGTTTGTGCTGCAATGGCAGCTTGAGCTGCCTGAACGGCCATAGCCGCCTGACTCTCAGCTGCTTCCTGAGCTTCCTGTCGCTGCGTAAAATAGTCAGATAGCAGAGACGTATTGGTTACAATGTAACCAATCAACAGCATTGGAATTAGATAACGAAAGTAGATACCAGCGGTAAAAGTGCCTCCCAGGTATACTTCCCAGTATTTTGAAAAGGTATAGTTAGGAAACTGCTCTAGCAAAAAGCGGATCGTTTCAGTTGCCGGGTTGAAAACGAAAAACGACAACAGAATCGTAGGCAGCAGTAAAAGCTCGTATTTGGTTATATCACGCCACGTCAAATCGACCGAATCGATCTTATAACGGGTATGATGCAGATTGATTAATGTAATAATGATGTATGTGCTGCATATTTCCGGAATAAGCAGGCTTCTCAACCAAAGGCTGACGTAGGGCAGAAGGCCCCCAGCTTTAACCAGCTTTTCTACTTTGACTGTGTAGGCAGATGTCCAGGATAGCCCTTCAATAAGCAGAACGATACCTAACAGAAGCCCAATTCCGTAGATCGGCTTTTTTAGGAAAGTCCTTGTTAATTGTATTGCTTTCATGTTGCCCTTAGCAAAAATCTGGACTAAGATAATGGTAATAATTGACTAATCCAATACGCATTATTGAGACTTTTCTTCGATTGATGACCCTTGCCCTGGAATCTAATTTTGTATCAATCAAACGGCGCACAAAACAGCGCCAACCAGGCAAGTAAACCAAACGAAAAAATAGAA contains the following coding sequences:
- a CDS encoding LytTR family DNA-binding domain-containing protein, with amino-acid sequence MKAIQLTRTFLKKPIYGIGLLLGIVLLIEGLSWTSAYTVKVEKLVKAGGLLPYVSLWLRSLLIPEICSTYIIITLINLHHTRYKIDSVDLTWRDITKYELLLLPTILLSFFVFNPATETIRFLLEQFPNYTFSKYWEVYLGGTFTAGIYFRYLIPMLLIGYIVTNTSLLSDYFTQRQEAQEAAESQAAMAVQAAQAAIAAQTTVAAAPASNYLSHMKGKNQHGELDFPVEDVYFFTIEDRYYYAQLEKGQYLVAKTLNELETELDPSRFFRIKRDYIVNRQAVLNYAYWENGKYIVRLNTPDRHEIVVPRARMQEFREWLQGNGQRPYADTSTDSFIMAS
- a CDS encoding LuxR family transcriptional regulator, yielding MDQPTTNQDGAKNFALRRRDFSILVAQSEVFNCEVLSQLLKEQGYNVVGRAVEMEDTLKQIRVKRPQCVILESEISGKRSFDIVEEMQQSNYQTKFILYTSKPDLRMIAKAMQMGFFGFLYASDGLDELYRCFQTVSAGGCYYSSGFMSLLKNFGVEVLSDSTRDELNRLTDREREVLRMVANGLTAGEIADQLGISYRTAVNHKTHIAKKLQLGSCRQLPRYGISVKSYL